The following are encoded together in the Deinococcus soli (ex Cha et al. 2016) genome:
- a CDS encoding LacI family DNA-binding transcriptional regulator → MAGHGKRMTHGVTINEVAREAGVSISTVSRIINGTAFVADDKRRAVETAMQRLGFQPNYLARTLITGRSMTVGVIAEDIVSPFYADVIRGIEHALLDTPYQPVLNSGHWSIRHETRAIDTLIYRKVDALLLLGSTLPDDTLRDVAARVPLVLFGRRVPGLEGHCLTLDQRGAALNATRHLIELGHRRIVHLHGPPGQQDAQERRAGYRDALTGTGLPLHPELELQGDFLEQSAAQALTHLLGARVPFTAVFAGNDQMAAGARLALHRRGLRVPDDVSLIGFDDLPASAFTIPPLTTVRQPTYQIGQALARHVLHVLAGEASSLPDFDLPLILRESTRPLR, encoded by the coding sequence GTGGCGGGCCACGGCAAACGCATGACGCACGGCGTCACCATCAACGAGGTCGCCCGCGAGGCCGGGGTGTCCATCAGCACCGTCTCGCGGATCATCAACGGCACGGCGTTCGTCGCGGACGACAAGCGCCGCGCCGTCGAGACCGCCATGCAGCGCCTGGGCTTCCAGCCGAACTACCTCGCCCGGACGCTCATCACCGGGCGCAGCATGACCGTCGGCGTGATCGCCGAGGACATCGTCAGTCCCTTCTACGCCGACGTGATCCGCGGCATCGAGCACGCCCTGCTGGACACGCCCTACCAGCCCGTCCTGAACAGCGGCCACTGGTCCATTCGGCACGAGACGCGCGCCATCGACACCCTGATCTACCGCAAGGTGGACGCCCTGCTGCTGCTGGGCAGCACCCTGCCCGACGACACGCTGCGGGACGTGGCCGCGCGCGTCCCGCTGGTCCTGTTCGGCCGCCGCGTGCCCGGCCTGGAAGGCCACTGCCTGACCCTCGACCAGCGCGGCGCCGCCCTGAACGCCACCCGCCACCTGATCGAACTCGGGCACCGCCGCATCGTGCACCTGCACGGCCCGCCCGGCCAGCAGGACGCGCAGGAACGCCGCGCCGGGTACCGCGACGCCCTGACCGGCACTGGCCTGCCCCTGCACCCCGAACTGGAACTCCAGGGCGATTTCCTGGAGCAGTCCGCCGCGCAGGCCCTGACGCACCTGCTGGGCGCCCGCGTGCCCTTCACGGCCGTGTTCGCCGGGAACGACCAGATGGCCGCCGGGGCCCGACTGGCCCTGCACCGCCGCGGGCTGCGCGTCCCGGACGACGTGTCCCTGATCGGCTTTGACGACCTGCCCGCCAGCGCGTTCACCATCCCGCCCCTGACGACCGTCCGGCAGCCCACCTACCAGATCGGGCAGGCGCTCGCCCGGCATGTCCTGCACGTCCTGGCGGGCGAGGCGTCCAGCCTGCCGGACTTCGACCTGCCGCTGATCCTGCGGGAATCCACCCGGCCGCTGCGCTGA
- the proS gene encoding proline--tRNA ligase encodes MTKDGGKQDRKAQQYGVTPQSVDFNDWYNEVVKKADLADNSPVAGAMVVRPYGSALWENIQRWLDDRFKATGHESLIFPTLIPMGFITKEADHVEGFAPELFTVNKIGTEELAEPYVMRPTSETIIGHMWSGWLNSYRDLPFLHYQWGSVFRAELRTKAFLRTSEFFWHEGHTAHADESEARGEVRQMLDIYHEFCRDVLALPVVRGEKTASERFAGAVATYSIEGMMRDGKALQSGTSHYLGQNFSKAFDVKFQTREQREEFAHTTSWAISSRIIGAIIMTHGDDFGLIMPPRIAPIQVVVIPVGRKDNFDQMVEEGEKLAAELRAQGLKVKVDKRDGVTNGFKYNDWELKGVPVRIELGPRDLESGVVVVKNRNGDEKETLPRAEAVGGMTARLDGIHDWLLERATSFMLENTVTVDTYGEFKAAIEAGKWVRAFHCGDPESERQIKEDTKATARNVPLDDAEFFNEAEQGVCVHTGRPAAYGKRVIFGRQY; translated from the coding sequence ATGACGAAAGACGGCGGCAAACAGGACAGGAAGGCGCAGCAGTACGGCGTGACGCCCCAGAGCGTGGATTTCAACGACTGGTACAACGAGGTCGTGAAGAAGGCCGACCTGGCCGACAACAGCCCGGTGGCGGGCGCGATGGTCGTGCGGCCCTACGGCAGCGCGCTGTGGGAGAACATTCAGCGCTGGCTGGACGACAGGTTCAAGGCGACCGGGCACGAGTCGCTGATCTTCCCCACCTTGATTCCCATGGGCTTCATCACCAAGGAAGCGGATCACGTGGAGGGCTTCGCGCCGGAGCTGTTCACGGTGAACAAGATCGGCACCGAGGAACTCGCCGAGCCGTACGTGATGCGGCCCACGTCCGAGACGATCATCGGGCACATGTGGAGCGGCTGGCTGAACTCCTACCGTGACCTGCCGTTCCTGCACTACCAGTGGGGCAGCGTGTTCCGCGCGGAGCTGCGCACGAAGGCGTTCCTGCGCACCAGCGAATTCTTCTGGCACGAGGGCCACACCGCGCACGCCGACGAAAGCGAGGCGCGCGGCGAGGTGCGGCAGATGCTGGACATCTACCACGAGTTCTGCCGGGACGTGCTGGCGCTGCCCGTGGTGCGCGGCGAGAAGACCGCCAGCGAGCGCTTCGCCGGGGCGGTCGCCACGTACTCCATCGAGGGCATGATGCGCGACGGGAAGGCCCTCCAGAGCGGAACGTCACACTACCTGGGCCAGAACTTCAGCAAAGCGTTCGACGTGAAGTTCCAGACGCGCGAGCAGCGCGAGGAGTTCGCGCACACGACCTCCTGGGCGATCTCCAGCCGCATCATCGGGGCGATCATCATGACGCACGGGGACGACTTCGGGCTGATCATGCCGCCCCGCATCGCGCCCATTCAGGTGGTCGTGATTCCCGTGGGCCGCAAGGACAACTTCGACCAGATGGTCGAGGAAGGCGAGAAACTGGCCGCCGAACTGCGCGCTCAGGGCCTGAAGGTCAAGGTCGACAAACGTGACGGCGTGACGAACGGCTTCAAGTACAACGACTGGGAACTCAAGGGCGTGCCCGTCCGAATCGAACTCGGCCCCCGCGACCTGGAGAGCGGCGTGGTCGTCGTGAAAAACCGCAACGGCGACGAGAAGGAAACCCTGCCCCGCGCCGAGGCGGTGGGCGGCATGACCGCGCGCCTGGACGGCATTCACGACTGGCTGCTGGAACGCGCCACGAGCTTCATGCTGGAGAACACCGTCACGGTGGACACCTACGGGGAGTTCAAGGCCGCCATCGAGGCGGGCAAGTGGGTGCGCGCCTTCCACTGCGGCGACCCCGAGAGCGAACGGCAGATCAAGGAGGACACCAAGGCCACCGCCCGCAACGTCCCCCTGGACGACGCGGAGTTCTTCAACGAGGCCGAGCAGGGCGTGTGCGTGCACACCGGCCGCCCCGCCGCGTACGGCAAGCGCGTGATCTTCGGCCGTCAGTACTGA
- a CDS encoding ABC transporter substrate-binding protein, which yields MTRALLPLLTLSLIASASAQQAKELRLGVFPNVTHAAGLVGVQRGLIQKNLPDGVKLVIKEFANGSQINEAFAAGAIDAAYVGPGPAMNAFMRGVPIQVYAGAANAGAVLVARKDSGVRNVKGLSGKKVAVPTRGSTQDISLRHLLHENGLKATDEGGTVSIVPIDPANMPAAFAAKQVDAALVQEPWGAVMETQGAKLIVNEKGIWEGGNYTTTVLTVNTKYAAANADTVKGLLKGHLAAINYIKGSNAGAQKSIAEQIYAFTGKRPNTNELFKALARTRVTWDINLKTLAEYAQLNKEAGFARDVPDLNRFVNLDLIRSLAK from the coding sequence ATGACCCGTGCCCTGCTTCCCCTCCTGACCCTCTCCCTGATCGCCAGCGCCAGCGCGCAGCAGGCGAAAGAACTGCGCCTGGGCGTGTTCCCGAACGTCACCCACGCCGCCGGACTGGTCGGCGTGCAGCGCGGCCTGATCCAGAAGAACCTCCCGGACGGCGTGAAACTGGTCATCAAGGAATTCGCCAACGGCAGCCAGATCAACGAGGCCTTCGCCGCGGGCGCCATCGACGCCGCGTACGTCGGCCCCGGCCCGGCCATGAACGCCTTCATGCGCGGTGTGCCCATCCAGGTGTACGCGGGCGCTGCGAACGCCGGGGCGGTGCTGGTCGCCCGCAAGGACAGCGGCGTGCGCAACGTCAAGGGACTGAGCGGGAAGAAGGTCGCGGTGCCCACGCGCGGCAGCACGCAGGACATCAGCCTGCGCCACCTGCTGCACGAGAACGGCCTGAAAGCCACCGACGAGGGCGGCACCGTCAGCATCGTGCCCATCGACCCGGCGAACATGCCCGCCGCGTTCGCCGCGAAGCAGGTGGACGCCGCGCTCGTGCAGGAACCCTGGGGCGCCGTCATGGAAACGCAGGGCGCCAAGCTGATCGTGAACGAGAAGGGCATCTGGGAGGGCGGCAACTACACCACCACCGTCCTGACCGTGAACACGAAGTACGCCGCCGCGAATGCCGACACCGTCAAGGGCCTCCTGAAGGGGCACCTCGCCGCGATCAATTACATCAAGGGCAGCAACGCGGGCGCGCAGAAATCCATCGCCGAGCAGATCTACGCCTTCACCGGCAAGCGCCCCAACACGAACGAGCTGTTCAAGGCGCTGGCCCGCACGCGCGTCACCTGGGACATCAACCTCAAGACCCTCGCGGAGTACGCGCAGCTGAACAAGGAGGCGGGCTTCGCGCGGGACGTGCCGGACCTGAACCGCTTCGTGAACCTGGACCTGATCCGCAGCCTCGCGAAGTAA
- a CDS encoding GNAT family N-acetyltransferase — translation MADLPALADAFCATFGAAPWNEAWTDGSARAALSDLLATLRSAALVALDGGVCVGAVLGRDQVRASFLSHEVQEMFVRPERQRGGVGRALLDAHLAAAGARGVTNVSLLIQTPIEWLIKPFNPSGCE, via the coding sequence GTGGCTGATCTGCCTGCCCTGGCCGACGCGTTCTGCGCGACGTTTGGCGCGGCGCCCTGGAACGAGGCCTGGACGGACGGATCGGCCCGCGCGGCCCTGAGTGACCTGCTCGCCACGCTCCGGAGTGCCGCGCTGGTCGCCTTGGACGGTGGGGTGTGCGTGGGGGCGGTGCTGGGACGCGATCAGGTGCGGGCTTCGTTCCTGTCACATGAGGTTCAGGAGATGTTCGTGCGGCCCGAGCGTCAGCGCGGCGGGGTGGGCCGGGCGCTGCTGGACGCGCATCTGGCGGCCGCCGGGGCGCGTGGGGTGACGAACGTATCGCTCCTGATACAGACTCCGATTGAATGGCTTATCAAGCCGTTCAATCCGAGCGGATGCGAGTAG
- a CDS encoding DUF2171 domain-containing protein, giving the protein MTKMNVGEISDHIAQSVKARLEQGGEHLQVKDVNGEHVGTVDHMDGERVKLTKTDSADGQHHYLSLDQVESVDDVAVYLNVERSAIA; this is encoded by the coding sequence ATGACGAAGATGAATGTCGGAGAGATCAGCGATCACATTGCGCAGTCCGTGAAGGCCCGCCTGGAGCAGGGTGGCGAGCATCTTCAGGTGAAGGACGTGAACGGTGAGCACGTGGGCACCGTGGATCACATGGATGGCGAGCGCGTGAAGCTCACGAAGACGGACAGCGCGGACGGGCAGCATCATTACCTGAGCCTGGATCAGGTGGAGAGCGTGGATGACGTGGCGGTGTACCTGAACGTGGAGCGCAGCGCCATCGCGTAA
- a CDS encoding NADAR family protein, translating to MSPEPVFFYRTAHPFSNFHPSVFTEGGVTYQWAEQYLMARKAALFGDEVTRRAILAARTPGECKALGRRVSPYDDARWAQERFGAALDMLRLKFGQNARLRAALLATGEAELVEAAPDDRIWGVGFSEQDAPGVRQAWGANLLGRALMAVRAELTADDGSLKVGSG from the coding sequence ATGAGTCCCGAGCCCGTGTTCTTCTACCGGACGGCACATCCGTTCTCTAACTTCCATCCCAGTGTGTTCACGGAAGGCGGGGTCACGTATCAGTGGGCGGAGCAGTACCTGATGGCCCGCAAGGCCGCGCTGTTCGGGGATGAGGTGACCCGGCGGGCGATCCTGGCCGCCCGCACGCCGGGCGAGTGCAAGGCGCTGGGCCGCCGCGTGAGCCCGTACGACGATGCCCGCTGGGCGCAGGAACGGTTCGGAGCAGCGCTGGACATGCTGCGTCTGAAGTTCGGTCAGAACGCGCGGCTGCGGGCGGCGCTGCTGGCGACCGGCGAGGCAGAACTGGTGGAGGCCGCCCCGGACGACCGGATCTGGGGCGTGGGGTTCAGCGAGCAGGACGCGCCGGGCGTGCGGCAGGCGTGGGGGGCGAACCTGCTGGGCCGTGCGCTGATGGCGGTGCGCGCGGAGCTGACGGCGGATGACGGTTCCCTCAAGGTCGGGTCAGGCTGA
- a CDS encoding glycoside hydrolase family 16 protein codes for MTTSPRSILLLLLGAALSACGQTTSPTSPGLAAQAVSGDFSRWGMSWSPSTWKNGDPLFGCTFSKNNLTLGGGSDAAVYGWLDSSTCSEIKSNRWKTQGTRFGGDIYVPNVAGTTTTLFTYFNDGTVWNEIDVEFVPSRGSLHPALIYRNGGSRYVYEAWIPAASNAWHRVDVNWTASSIIWTLNGRVVFTMYRNASLPLGATVVTGSGSSMQIPAAAWPTRSQQLIANFWRGSNTADARGFLGSYGGGTGQAIWNNLY; via the coding sequence ATGACCACGTCCCCCCGATCCATCCTCCTGCTGCTGCTCGGCGCGGCCCTCAGCGCCTGCGGCCAGACCACCAGCCCCACCAGCCCCGGCCTGGCCGCGCAGGCGGTCAGCGGCGACTTCAGCCGCTGGGGCATGAGCTGGAGCCCCTCCACCTGGAAGAACGGTGACCCCCTGTTCGGCTGCACCTTCTCGAAGAACAACCTCACCCTGGGGGGCGGCAGCGACGCCGCCGTGTACGGCTGGCTGGACAGCAGCACCTGCAGCGAGATCAAATCCAACCGCTGGAAGACCCAGGGCACCCGCTTCGGCGGGGACATCTACGTCCCGAACGTCGCGGGCACCACCACCACCCTGTTCACGTACTTCAACGACGGCACCGTCTGGAACGAGATCGACGTGGAATTCGTCCCCAGCCGCGGCAGCCTGCACCCCGCCCTGATCTACCGGAACGGCGGCAGCCGCTACGTGTACGAAGCGTGGATTCCCGCCGCCAGCAACGCCTGGCACCGCGTGGACGTCAACTGGACCGCCAGCAGCATCATCTGGACGCTGAACGGCCGGGTCGTGTTCACCATGTACCGCAACGCCTCCCTGCCGCTCGGCGCGACCGTCGTGACCGGCAGCGGCAGCAGCATGCAGATCCCGGCTGCCGCGTGGCCCACCCGCAGCCAGCAGCTCATCGCGAACTTCTGGCGGGGCAGCAACACCGCCGACGCCCGCGGCTTCCTCGGCTCGTACGGGGGCGGCACCGGGCAGGCCATCTGGAACAACCTCTACTGA
- a CDS encoding glycerophosphodiester phosphodiesterase family protein: MRPLKTALLALTLSLGGAHAATLIGFAQLPADTLADGPTSGAWNGGLRGQPRFQGQPVQGFSGVQFTAGGEYLLLSDNGFGAKNNSADYLLRLYRLSVTPNTAAKAGTGQVGVRGFISLRDPDRRVPWQIVNEATPDRLLTGADFDPEGFVIAPDGTLWIGDEFGPYLLHFSADGRLLDAPTPTPNLHGRPTLRGQNPIVIAHRGSSGTRPEHTLESYRVAIEGGADFIEPDLVVTKDGVLVARHEPVMVVLDKDGKVTEATTDVATRPEFKGRVRTKTLDGTSVTGYWVEDFTLAELKTLRAVERLPALRGRAFDGRFEVPTLAEIIALVRDTEARTGRKVGLYPETKHPTYMKAAGFDTSQLLIDTLTREKFTDPARVFIQSFETANLRDLKTRIMPAAGVTLPLVQLVSGPTEAPYDWAASGDTRRYDALTTPEGLRDLATYASGVGPTKRWIITDKGDTTDFVSRAHAAGLLVHPWTLRSEPTYLLPTYAGNPEEEMRQVLRAGVDGFFTDFPATGARVAAQLAAPEVRSPQHPAFTQGASSADATLGASGGFEGLALSADGTTLYGLLEKTVTGDLPGQLRLNALNLGTRQWSLAGRYALDAGSDAIGDLATVNDTQYLVLERDNKVHTDARNKRVYLIDLKRLNADGTFQKTLIADLMNIADPQGLAPDTRGGTLTFPYVTIENVIVLNPTTLLIANDNNYPATGGRGPGVKDDTQFLWLRLGEPLNLAPNLGGR; encoded by the coding sequence ATGCGACCCCTGAAGACCGCCCTGCTGGCCCTGACCCTCTCGCTGGGAGGCGCGCACGCCGCCACCCTCATTGGCTTCGCGCAGCTGCCCGCCGACACCCTCGCCGACGGCCCGACCAGCGGCGCCTGGAACGGCGGCCTGCGCGGCCAGCCCCGCTTTCAGGGGCAGCCGGTGCAGGGGTTCAGCGGCGTGCAGTTCACGGCAGGCGGCGAATACCTCCTGCTCAGCGACAACGGCTTCGGCGCGAAGAACAACAGCGCCGATTACCTCCTGCGCCTGTACCGCCTGAGCGTCACGCCCAACACTGCCGCGAAGGCCGGGACCGGGCAGGTCGGCGTGCGCGGCTTCATCAGCCTGCGCGACCCGGACCGCCGCGTGCCGTGGCAGATCGTGAACGAGGCCACCCCGGACCGCCTGCTGACCGGCGCGGACTTCGACCCGGAAGGTTTCGTGATCGCCCCCGACGGCACCCTGTGGATCGGGGACGAGTTCGGCCCCTACCTGCTGCACTTCAGCGCCGACGGCCGCCTGCTAGACGCGCCCACCCCCACGCCCAACCTGCACGGGCGGCCCACCCTGCGCGGCCAGAACCCCATCGTAATCGCGCATCGCGGCAGCAGCGGCACCCGCCCCGAACACACCCTGGAAAGCTACCGGGTCGCCATTGAGGGCGGCGCGGACTTCATCGAACCCGACCTCGTCGTCACGAAGGACGGCGTGCTCGTCGCCCGGCACGAACCCGTCATGGTCGTCCTCGATAAGGACGGCAAGGTCACGGAGGCCACCACCGACGTCGCCACCCGCCCCGAATTCAAAGGCCGCGTGCGGACCAAGACGCTCGACGGGACCAGCGTCACCGGGTACTGGGTGGAGGACTTCACCCTGGCGGAACTCAAGACCCTGCGCGCCGTGGAACGCCTCCCCGCGCTGCGCGGCCGCGCCTTCGACGGCCGCTTCGAGGTGCCCACCCTCGCCGAGATCATCGCGCTCGTGCGCGACACGGAAGCCCGCACCGGACGCAAGGTCGGCCTCTACCCCGAAACGAAACACCCCACATACATGAAAGCCGCCGGGTTCGACACCAGCCAGCTGCTGATCGACACGCTGACCCGCGAGAAATTCACCGACCCCGCCCGCGTGTTCATCCAGTCGTTCGAAACCGCCAACCTCCGCGACCTCAAGACCCGCATCATGCCCGCCGCGGGCGTCACCCTGCCGCTCGTGCAGCTCGTCAGCGGCCCCACCGAGGCCCCCTACGACTGGGCCGCCAGCGGCGACACCCGCCGGTACGACGCCCTGACCACCCCCGAGGGCCTGCGTGACCTCGCCACGTACGCCAGCGGCGTCGGCCCCACCAAACGCTGGATCATCACCGACAAGGGCGACACCACCGACTTCGTCAGCCGCGCGCACGCCGCCGGACTGCTCGTGCACCCCTGGACGCTGCGCAGCGAACCCACCTACCTGCTGCCCACGTACGCCGGGAACCCCGAAGAGGAAATGCGTCAGGTGCTGCGCGCCGGCGTGGACGGCTTCTTCACCGACTTCCCCGCCACCGGCGCGCGCGTCGCCGCGCAACTGGCCGCCCCCGAGGTCCGCAGCCCCCAGCACCCCGCCTTCACGCAGGGGGCCAGCAGCGCCGACGCCACCCTGGGCGCCAGCGGCGGCTTCGAGGGCCTCGCCCTGAGCGCCGACGGCACCACCCTGTACGGCCTGCTGGAAAAGACCGTCACCGGCGACCTGCCCGGCCAGCTGCGCCTGAACGCCCTGAACCTGGGCACCCGCCAGTGGAGCCTCGCGGGCCGCTACGCGCTCGACGCGGGCAGTGACGCCATCGGCGACCTCGCCACCGTCAACGACACCCAGTACCTCGTGCTGGAACGCGACAACAAGGTCCACACCGACGCCCGCAACAAACGCGTGTACCTCATCGACCTCAAACGCCTGAACGCCGACGGCACCTTCCAGAAGACCCTGATCGCCGACCTGATGAACATCGCCGACCCACAGGGCCTCGCGCCCGACACGCGCGGCGGCACCCTGACCTTCCCGTACGTCACCATCGAGAACGTCATCGTCCTGAACCCCACCACCCTCCTGATCGCCAACGACAACAACTACCCCGCCACCGGCGGCCGCGGCCCCGGCGTGAAGGACGACACGCAGTTCCTGTGGCTGCGCCTGGGCGAGCCTCTGAACCTCGCCCCGAACCTCGGCGGACGCTGA
- a CDS encoding glycoside hydrolase family 9 protein produces the protein MPHPQPARPLHLTALSCALILSACAAVTPATPPPTVTLSSSAASLDASGPLRLSAAVTGSASRVIFYDRGVKLGEDTTAPYEFTVNADPGLNGTHAYSAQAVAGDVAGISAPVSVQIRIADTRTTELLNNGDFSQGLNPWWTAGTAASTTGGEACLTITQPGSNPWDVLFGQGGVGLNEGGTYTLSFTARAAQPTSFRTLLQFDGAPYTNYFVQEVDVTSQPKTFTSTFTMAQPGDAKAAFQFQLGAKAATTVCFSRISLTGPAFGSAVPAAGADDLNLVRLNQTGYLPDRPKLAALPFDSDRPLPWTLLDGTRAVASGVTRVFGADAASGEHLHQVDFSAVTAPADGLVLDVAGFRSHPFRIGRVYDGLKRDALAYFYHNRSGTPIEAKYVGDAWARPAGHAGSSPNQGDTRVSCFRGTDQAGNVWPGCAYELDASGGWYDAGDHGKYVVNGGVSVWTLLNLAERGARLNIPDADGSLSIPESGNGRSDLLDEVRWELDFMLRMQIPDGQTLPLPRGNQRGAPLTLTPTPAGGLVHQKLTDVAWTGLPLRPDQDPQPRALYYPTTAATLNLAGVAAQCARVYRASDPAFADRCLSAARRAWQAAKAAPDVYAYDLFVGGGPYDDTDVSDEFYWAAAELYATTGEAAFLEALRASPLFLQMPEGRELGWSDLTAAGTLTLASVPTALPAADVQQARANVVAAARAFRDAAGTQGYRLPMTGATATWGSNSGVLNRSVVMGAAWDFTGDDSFVNVVLEGLNYLLGRNPMDKSYVSGYGERPLLNPHHRFWARSLDAALPGPPRGVVSGGPNSVNFSDPVAAKLRGRCVGLRCYTDDIGAYTMNEVTINWNAPLAWVAAFVEHSTRR, from the coding sequence ATGCCGCACCCCCAGCCCGCCCGCCCCCTGCACCTGACCGCGCTGTCCTGCGCGCTGATCCTCAGCGCCTGCGCCGCCGTCACTCCTGCCACCCCGCCGCCCACCGTCACCCTGAGCAGCAGCGCCGCCAGCCTGGACGCCAGCGGCCCGCTGCGCCTGAGCGCGGCCGTGACGGGCAGCGCCAGCCGCGTGATCTTCTACGACCGGGGCGTGAAACTCGGCGAGGACACGACCGCCCCGTACGAGTTCACGGTGAACGCCGACCCTGGCCTGAACGGCACGCACGCCTACTCCGCGCAGGCCGTGGCGGGGGACGTGGCGGGGATCTCGGCGCCGGTCAGCGTGCAGATCCGCATCGCGGACACCCGCACGACCGAACTGCTGAACAACGGGGATTTCAGTCAGGGCCTGAATCCCTGGTGGACCGCCGGAACGGCTGCCAGCACGACTGGCGGCGAAGCCTGCCTGACCATCACGCAGCCGGGCAGCAACCCCTGGGACGTGCTGTTCGGGCAGGGCGGCGTGGGCCTGAACGAGGGCGGCACGTACACCCTGAGTTTCACGGCGCGCGCCGCGCAGCCCACGTCGTTCCGGACGCTGCTGCAGTTCGACGGCGCGCCGTACACCAACTACTTCGTGCAGGAGGTGGACGTGACCAGCCAGCCGAAGACCTTCACGTCCACGTTCACGATGGCGCAGCCGGGCGACGCGAAGGCCGCGTTCCAGTTCCAGCTGGGCGCGAAGGCCGCCACGACCGTGTGCTTCAGCCGCATTTCACTGACCGGCCCGGCCTTCGGCAGCGCCGTCCCGGCTGCCGGTGCGGACGACCTGAATCTGGTGCGGCTCAACCAGACCGGGTACCTGCCGGACCGGCCGAAACTGGCGGCCCTGCCGTTCGACTCGGACCGGCCGCTGCCGTGGACGCTGCTGGACGGCACGCGCGCGGTCGCCAGCGGCGTGACGCGCGTGTTCGGCGCGGACGCCGCGTCCGGCGAGCATCTGCATCAGGTGGATTTCAGTGCCGTGACCGCCCCGGCGGACGGGCTGGTGCTGGACGTCGCGGGGTTCCGCAGTCACCCGTTCCGGATCGGACGCGTGTACGACGGCCTGAAACGCGACGCGCTGGCGTACTTCTACCACAACCGCAGCGGCACGCCCATCGAGGCGAAGTACGTCGGGGACGCCTGGGCCCGCCCGGCCGGTCATGCGGGCAGCAGCCCGAACCAGGGGGACACGCGCGTCAGCTGCTTCAGGGGCACCGATCAGGCCGGGAACGTCTGGCCCGGCTGCGCGTACGAACTGGACGCCAGCGGCGGCTGGTACGACGCCGGGGATCACGGGAAGTACGTCGTGAACGGCGGCGTGAGCGTCTGGACGCTCCTGAACCTCGCCGAGCGGGGCGCGCGCCTGAACATCCCGGACGCGGACGGCAGCCTCAGCATCCCGGAAAGCGGAAACGGCCGCAGCGACCTGCTGGACGAGGTCCGCTGGGAACTGGACTTCATGCTGCGCATGCAGATCCCGGACGGGCAGACGCTGCCCCTGCCACGCGGCAACCAGCGCGGCGCCCCGCTGACCCTCACGCCCACCCCGGCGGGCGGGCTGGTGCACCAGAAACTCACGGACGTCGCCTGGACCGGGCTGCCGCTGCGCCCCGATCAGGACCCGCAGCCGCGCGCGCTGTACTACCCCACGACCGCCGCGACCCTGAACCTCGCGGGCGTGGCCGCGCAGTGCGCCCGCGTGTACCGCGCCTCGGACCCGGCCTTCGCGGACCGCTGCCTGAGCGCCGCGCGCCGCGCGTGGCAGGCCGCGAAGGCCGCGCCGGACGTGTACGCGTACGACCTGTTCGTGGGTGGCGGCCCGTACGACGACACGGACGTCAGCGACGAGTTCTATTGGGCGGCGGCGGAACTGTACGCCACGACCGGCGAGGCGGCGTTCCTGGAGGCGCTGCGGGCCAGTCCGCTGTTCCTGCAGATGCCCGAAGGGCGTGAACTGGGCTGGAGCGACCTGACGGCGGCGGGCACCCTGACGCTCGCCAGCGTGCCCACGGCGCTGCCCGCCGCGGACGTGCAGCAGGCGCGCGCGAACGTCGTGGCGGCGGCGCGGGCGTTCCGGGACGCGGCGGGCACGCAGGGCTACCGCCTGCCGATGACCGGCGCGACCGCCACGTGGGGGTCGAACAGTGGCGTGCTGAACCGCTCGGTCGTGATGGGCGCCGCGTGGGACTTCACGGGTGACGACTCGTTCGTGAATGTCGTGCTGGAGGGCCTGAATTACCTGCTGGGCCGCAACCCCATGGACAAGTCGTACGTGTCCGGGTACGGCGAGCGTCCGCTGCTGAACCCGCACCACCGCTTCTGGGCGCGGTCGCTGGACGCGGCGCTGCCCGGCCCGCCGCGCGGGGTGGTGTCGGGCGGCCCGAACAGCGTGAACTTCAGCGATCCGGTCGCGGCGAAACTCAGGGGCCGCTGCGTGGGCCTGCGCTGCTACACCGACGACATCGGCGCGTACACCATGAACGAGGTGACCATCAACTGGAACGCGCCGCTGGCGTGGGTGGCGGCGTTCGTGGAGCACAGCACCCGACGCTGA